The Hermetia illucens chromosome 2, iHerIll2.2.curated.20191125, whole genome shotgun sequence genomic interval TTGAGaagacgaaaaagaaaaacGCCAAGTTGAAAAGTAAAATCACTTCAATTCAGCAAGGTAACAATTGATTTTACAAAATCCATGCGGGTATTTACATTTAGTTAATTGGTCCTTGGATATTTTATAGATACGACCAGCCAGGATTTGTACATTTCGAAATTGGCTGCCGCAGAAGAAGATGTTAAACGATATCGAAACGAAAGGGATTTTTTCCAGAGAGAATATCTCAAGATCGTAGAAAAGAGTGTTCCCAATAAGGTAGTCGATTGAAAAATTCTCCCTTAACATTCGCTTAATGAGTTGTTTCATTTATGCCAGGAAATGGAAATGTTGAAAATGCAGTTGGCATCTAAAGATGAAGAAGTGAAGGCCCTTTCGAAGGAACTTCATACATCCTATCAAAGTGCAATGCCATTGCCAGTAGAAGACCGTTCAAGCAGAAGTCATTCAGTACAAGCAGCTATTATGCGTGCAGAGCGCGAACGGGATGTTGTGAAAGAAGAGTTGAGATTGTTAAAAATAGAATGCGATCATTTGCGAGATAAATTAGATCATGCGACTGAAATGCAAATGACTGAACGTTACCGCATTGAAGAAGAAAATCGACTACTGCAGAGTAAAATACATAAACTCGAAACAGAGAAACGAGAAGTAATATCTGCTCACATTCCTGAAAGGACTCAGTTAACACTTGTCAAAGAAGAGTTGGAAGAAATGAAACGACGGATACAAGACCTTCAATCCGAGAATCACAAGTTGTCAACTACTAACCATCAGTTAAGGTAAATCGATTTAATTAGGTTAATTCCTATAATTTTCATACGTTTTTCTCCCTTATAGGATTTTACAAGATCAGACGGAAAAAGCTTTGATTGATCATCAAAACAAGTTATTAGCCGCAGAAACTAACTTAGAGAATGCAGAGTGTCAGCTTCAGGCCATAAATACTACAAGGGAATCTTCTAAAAATGGAATCTCCACATTACAAAGGGAAATCACAGCACTGAAGACAAGCAATACGTCACTCGAAAATGAAAAAGACAAAATTATGGTAATTTTTATGGTTTTACTGAGTTTCAAATGAATATACATtccttaattatattttttaacaatatttttgAATACAACAGTTAATGTAACTaatagaaaaatatatattcaaattaaatataaatcctAAAATCCTATTTCGAAATCGATACTTTaacattcaaattttttttttatttagtgtGAACTTGACGTGAAAACTGAAAGAGTTTACCAACTGGAGCTTGAACTTAAGGCTGTGATGAAACAAAAACAGGAATTACAAACCAAAGTcaatgttttggagaaaaaaataagGTAAGGATTTTTTTTGAATACATACTTTATTGATAACTGGGTCatacataataaaattaattcttgGTAAAGTTCTCAACAAAATGAAAGTTGTCATGGCACGATTCGATAACGACTATACACAATTTATGGAAAAGTGCTTTCGGTAACTTTGTAAAATACCAATTAATCATAGCATAGTCCTAGGTTGCCTCCTCGTACCCTATCAATTGAAGTATCCACCTATAAAAACAATTGAATTATTTAGAACTGACCTTTCACAGTTTATAGTCCTTTTGTGGTTGTTTCTATTGTAATAATCGCCATGCGTtatatacatacacacatatttgGTTCGAGAAGTAATTAATATGGAGAAAAGTTTCATGCACTATCGTCTGATTGTTATTCACAACAAATTACATATAGAGTAGACACGGAAAATGACTAGCATCTAAAGGCAGGAGATAAATGATATCACTAGAAAAGGAGTTATCATAGAAGATATGGTAATGTAGGTCATTTTACTTGTGTTACAGAAATTATTTTACGGAAGCCAAACTTGTACGATCTATGATTAAAATTCTGGCTATTCAAATACCTAGCCAACCCCACGGTCGGAGCGAAACACCGTAATGTCCCTGATTTTGTCTCTGAAGTCGTGTAGCCAGGTCGACATTTGCATTGTACTTTATTCGAAGACGTAAGCTCTTCGGATGATAACTGTTTCACTGGCTCTAACCATTGTCCCGATCCACAGGGGCCCTGGGTATATAGCTTATAACAAATGCCATTAATGTTGATCATTCCAGGAGTCGAGTCGCAGCTATCTGATTTTTCCTCCTCCTGAGTGGAAGTACAGGTTTGCTCCAATCCTTTTATCAAGGCAGTGCAACCACAAACTCCGTTGTATGATATCCCATCCactgagggccttgaagtgaagTCGAAAACGACCACTTCATACAATGAACACGGTCCCTGCGATCCAATTTTGTAACAGGTATTTTGTTCTGGAAAGTAAAGACGCCCTTTTCCACAGATATTTGGTGTACAAGTAGTGCTGTTGATAAGAAATTGTCCTTCAGCGCATGGACCACGGGTGTAGAGCCGGTAGCATGAACCATCAGACCAAGGGATGTAGCCTGTTTTGCAGACGCAGGAAGCATGAGGATTTTGGTCGTCAGTGTTTTCCGAAACAGTAAATATGTGACCTTTTGAACATGGTCCCGGCGTTCCTAAAACAAACAATAAATATAACGGGTGTGTGAAGTTATTGTATAGAGAAGCCAATTTGcttgtattttttattaacattgAAAAACCGTTTACTTTAGAAGTCTTTTTTATAGCGCCGTTTAAGAAAACTTACCTATTTCAAAACACTGATTCGTTTTCTCATAATAGTGTGGTAGTTTGGGATGACATCCACATTTTCGACTGGGCAAAAATAATTCACCAAACTTTTGGCATGGGCCCTTTGTAAAATGCTCATAGCATGAATCCTCTTCATTATAGAAATATGCAGCTAATGCTCCCCGATTTTCGCACTAGTTACATAGTGTAAAAAGAATACTTATTAGATACCAACTATAATCTTTGTAACGACTTACCTTGCATTCGCCAATTTGACCTGCTCCAACCGTTAAAAGCTTTCCTTTAGGGCATGGGCCACGTGTATACAATGCATAACATTTATCATCAGGTGGCCAGAACACAGATCCATTAGGGCAATTGCGACCTAATTTGCACTTTCCTAGTTTCTGCGCTCCTCTATAATTAAATAATGATGTTAATGTTTCCGGAAGtaattttaaatgatttttttcgcaAGAGCGTCTAGATTGGGAAGTGC includes:
- the LOC119650419 gene encoding uncharacterized protein LOC119650419 isoform X3, with protein sequence MRLNRYCVMQKDLAICRIGTCFSLRAMIIVVIQSSALIYFGSDGAIVPPPWSNIDKNPCAALPGGWQMLYWAPLKKCFKIFQVGYPCPDTMELSPPSNNNHTAECRCPPGTAQSVLNDECHTLFTKGPCSDGEYFSPVTDVRTLSTWKTGGAQKLGKCKLGRNCPNGSVFWPPDDKCYALYTRGPCPKGKLLTVGAGQIGECKCENRGALAAYFYNEEDSCYEHFTKGPCQKFGELFLPSRKCGCHPKLPHYYEKTNQCFEIGTPGPCSKGHIFTVSENTDDQNPHASCVCKTGYIPWSDGSCYRLYTRGPCAEGQFLINSTTCTPNICGKGRLYFPEQNTCYKIGSQGPCSLYEVVVFDFTSRPSVDGISYNGVCGCTALIKGLEQTCTSTQEEEKSDSCDSTPGMININGICYKLYTQGPCGSGQWLEPVKQLSSEELTSSNKVQCKCRPGYTTSETKSGTLRCFAPTVGLARWILQLIGYEEAT
- the LOC119650419 gene encoding uncharacterized protein LOC119650419 isoform X2 — protein: MQKDLAICRIGTCFSLRAMIIVVIQSSALIYFGSDGAIVPPPWSNIDKNPCAALPGGWQMLYWAPLKKCFKIFQVGYPCPDTMELSPPSNNNHTAECRCPPGTAQSVLNDECHTLFTKGPCSDGEYFSPVTDVRTLSTWKTGGAQKLGKCKLGRNCPNGSVFWPPDDKCYALYTRGPCPKGKLLTVGAGQIGECKCENRGALAAYFYNEEDSCYEHFTKGPCQKFGELFLPSRKCGCHPKLPHYYEKTNQCFEIGTPGPCSKGHIFTVSENTDDQNPHASCVCKTGYIPWSDGSCYRLYTRGPCAEGQFLINSTTCTPNICGKGRLYFPEQNTCYKIGSQGPCSLYEVVVFDFTSRPSVDGISYNGVCGCTALIKGLEQTCTSTQEEEKSDSCDSTPGMININGICYKLYTQGPCGSGQWLEPVKQLSSEELTSSNKVQCKCRPGYTTSETKSGTLRCFAPTVGLARYLNSQNFNHRSYKFGFRKIISVTQVK
- the LOC119650419 gene encoding uncharacterized protein LOC119650419 isoform X1 — its product is MRLNRYCVMQKDLAICRIGTCFSLRAMIIVVIQSSALIYFGSDGAIVPPPWSNIDKNPCAALPGGWQMLYWAPLKKCFKIFQVGYPCPDTMELSPPSNNNHTAECRCPPGTAQSVLNDECHTLFTKGPCSDGEYFSPVTDVRTLSTWKTGGAQKLGKCKLGRNCPNGSVFWPPDDKCYALYTRGPCPKGKLLTVGAGQIGECKCENRGALAAYFYNEEDSCYEHFTKGPCQKFGELFLPSRKCGCHPKLPHYYEKTNQCFEIGTPGPCSKGHIFTVSENTDDQNPHASCVCKTGYIPWSDGSCYRLYTRGPCAEGQFLINSTTCTPNICGKGRLYFPEQNTCYKIGSQGPCSLYEVVVFDFTSRPSVDGISYNGVCGCTALIKGLEQTCTSTQEEEKSDSCDSTPGMININGICYKLYTQGPCGSGQWLEPVKQLSSEELTSSNKVQCKCRPGYTTSETKSGTLRCFAPTVGLARYLNSQNFNHRSYKFGFRKIISVTQVK